One window of the Candidatus Jettenia sp. genome contains the following:
- a CDS encoding phage/plasmid primase, P4 family produces the protein MSEAATLSDVSIRLYQNSFDRTGATSNLDAVMDGIKSGKWRKQVEQVRNEADTKKRNALKQRLPAFTPSGVFSERKSSGLQSHSGRLAIDFDLQDNPELETSLEAVRENLQKDKYSECVSSSVSGQGLFVIVKIDGDQHAESFEFLQAYYQENYELCIDKSCKDVSRLRFVSYDPKLHYNENAETVIVPDAEDFGESTQEDLKAYPSGQSNNKSIMEAIIKSGKMIGDDGHPDWTKVGFVLAHEFGEAGRSYFHALSQRSSKYDEAECDRKYDNCLRTNRGDVTFATIIHMAKVAGIELPKTRRLVNSELTENVLSNERLQVKAFNLTDLGNARRLVSLYGDKIRYCFAWKKWLIWDGKSWSVDDDGQIIWLGKETVKRIYQEAAGESDFNARSNIARWALRSEEEKKIKAMISLAQSEEGIPISPDELDGDPHLLNCLNGTLDLRTGDLMPHNPKDFITKMIPVEYHPKAECPTWLEFLETVFNFNYDIIRFLQRAVGYSLTGSTSEQCLFLLHGSGANGKSTFVKTVINLLGDFAQIADFETFLIRGNDGGIRNDLARMKGKRFISAVEMESGKRLAETVIKQLTGGDIISARFLFAEYFDFSPTFKIWLAANHKPNIRGTDHAIWRRIKLIPFNVTIPDEKQDKGLDEKLKAELPGILAWAVQGCLEWKQTGLQTPEEVKNATSEYRNEMDTIQAFFDECCIINTEVKAKAGVLYESYKKWCTDNNEFTLNNRQFGRRLNEKGFQSFQSSGNWWRGIGVKSENS, from the coding sequence ATGAGCGAGGCGGCTACTTTGTCAGATGTTTCGATCCGTTTATATCAAAATTCATTCGATAGGACAGGTGCTACCAGCAATCTTGATGCGGTCATGGACGGAATCAAAAGCGGAAAATGGAGAAAGCAAGTTGAGCAGGTGCGGAACGAAGCGGACACCAAAAAGCGAAATGCTTTGAAACAAAGACTTCCTGCATTCACTCCAAGCGGTGTCTTCTCCGAGCGGAAATCAAGCGGGCTGCAAAGCCATAGCGGGCGGCTGGCGATTGATTTTGACCTTCAAGACAATCCCGAATTAGAGACGAGCCTTGAAGCGGTGCGGGAGAATTTACAGAAAGATAAATATTCCGAGTGTGTTTCTTCATCTGTTTCCGGGCAGGGGCTTTTCGTGATCGTCAAGATTGATGGCGACCAGCATGCGGAAAGCTTTGAGTTTCTCCAGGCATATTACCAGGAGAACTACGAGCTTTGTATTGATAAGTCATGCAAGGATGTCTCACGGCTTCGTTTTGTTTCATATGACCCTAAGCTGCACTATAACGAAAATGCTGAGACGGTCATTGTTCCTGATGCAGAAGATTTTGGCGAATCAACACAAGAGGATTTGAAAGCATACCCAAGCGGCCAGAGTAATAATAAAAGCATTATGGAGGCCATTATCAAGAGCGGCAAAATGATCGGCGACGATGGCCATCCAGATTGGACAAAGGTGGGCTTTGTACTAGCTCATGAATTCGGTGAGGCAGGTAGGAGTTATTTCCATGCACTGAGTCAAAGAAGTTCTAAATACGATGAGGCGGAATGTGATCGGAAGTATGACAATTGCCTTCGGACGAATCGAGGCGATGTTACCTTTGCAACTATCATTCACATGGCGAAGGTGGCGGGGATTGAGCTTCCTAAAACTAGACGGCTGGTAAATTCCGAATTGACAGAGAACGTCTTAAGCAATGAACGATTACAGGTAAAAGCTTTTAATCTCACGGATTTAGGCAATGCAAGACGTCTCGTATCTTTGTATGGCGATAAGATTCGTTACTGCTTTGCATGGAAGAAATGGCTAATTTGGGACGGGAAGTCCTGGTCTGTCGATGATGACGGCCAGATCATATGGCTGGGCAAGGAAACTGTTAAACGCATATATCAAGAGGCTGCGGGCGAATCCGACTTCAACGCCAGATCGAACATTGCGAGATGGGCTTTGAGGTCTGAGGAAGAGAAAAAGATTAAGGCTATGATCTCCCTTGCACAAAGTGAGGAAGGCATCCCTATTTCACCAGATGAGTTAGACGGTGATCCGCATTTATTGAACTGCCTGAATGGGACATTAGATTTACGGACAGGTGATTTGATGCCGCATAATCCGAAGGACTTCATTACCAAGATGATTCCCGTTGAATATCACCCAAAGGCAGAATGTCCGACATGGCTTGAATTTCTTGAGACTGTCTTCAATTTCAATTACGACATTATCCGCTTTCTCCAAAGGGCTGTGGGGTATTCGTTGACGGGTAGCACTTCTGAACAATGCCTTTTTCTCCTACATGGAAGTGGCGCAAACGGAAAGTCTACTTTCGTAAAAACTGTAATAAATTTACTGGGTGATTTTGCACAGATTGCCGATTTCGAGACGTTCTTAATTCGGGGGAATGACGGCGGTATTAGAAACGATTTGGCACGGATGAAGGGGAAGCGATTTATTTCGGCGGTAGAGATGGAAAGCGGAAAGCGCCTTGCCGAGACAGTAATCAAACAGTTAACAGGCGGCGATATTATTTCTGCACGTTTTTTATTTGCTGAGTATTTCGATTTTTCACCCACCTTCAAGATATGGCTGGCGGCTAATCACAAGCCTAACATTCGAGGCACAGACCATGCCATTTGGCGGCGGATAAAGCTAATCCCGTTTAACGTCACGATTCCTGATGAGAAACAGGATAAGGGGCTTGATGAGAAATTAAAGGCGGAACTTCCTGGCATTCTTGCATGGGCGGTACAGGGGTGTCTTGAATGGAAACAGACTGGCCTGCAAACTCCTGAAGAGGTAAAAAATGCAACGAGTGAGTATCGCAATGAGATGGACACTATCCAAGCGTTTTTTGATGAGTGTTGCATCATAAACACAGAAGTAAAAGCAAAGGCAGGTGTTTTATACGAAAGCTACAAAAAATGGTGCACGGATAATAATGAGTTTACTTTGAACAATCGGCAATTCGGAAGAAGACTGAACGAAAAGGGCTTTCAGAGTTTTCAATCAAGCGGCAATTGGTGGCGTGGCATCGGGGTAAAAAGTGAAAATTCATGA
- a CDS encoding helix-turn-helix domain-containing protein codes for MTEEGLGREKLYTLGQVVEILNVPKYRIVYLFDSRKLRGEDFLKSPGGERVYRESDIEKIRRALFEVGNK; via the coding sequence ATGACTGAAGAAGGTTTAGGGCGGGAAAAATTGTATACACTGGGGCAAGTGGTAGAAATTTTAAATGTGCCGAAGTATCGAATTGTTTACCTGTTTGATTCGAGGAAATTGAGGGGGGAAGACTTTTTAAAATCGCCAGGCGGTGAGCGGGTTTATCGGGAGTCAGACATTGAAAAGATCAGGCGGGCTTTATTCGAGGTGGGCAATAAATGA